One genomic segment of Desulfomicrobium sp. ZS1 includes these proteins:
- a CDS encoding rhodanese-like domain-containing protein, which produces MRWKQFLTPVQSMDVDEVRAYLSGKTMQEVTILDVRQPGEYEEGHIPGARLVPLPALTDSLDEIDPSRPVLVYCAIGGRSRVAAQTLAGKGYDQVINMSGGYKAWNGQAAYGAEEAGVDIFSELDSAEAILASAYSLEEGLRDFYLRMLERVGDEKVKNVFRLLADIEIKHKDRLFAEYTRITGKDDRGDFECRFVTPLMEGGMTTEEYMDRFKPDFGSPVDVISLAMSIEAQALDLYIRSAVWTQNAENRAILEQIASEEKTHLERLGQLLDELVGGGSGATN; this is translated from the coding sequence GTGCGCTGGAAACAATTCTTGACCCCGGTTCAGTCCATGGATGTCGATGAGGTCCGGGCCTATCTGTCCGGTAAGACCATGCAGGAAGTGACCATTCTCGATGTGCGTCAGCCGGGGGAATACGAGGAAGGGCATATTCCCGGAGCCCGGCTGGTGCCGCTTCCTGCGCTGACCGATTCGCTGGACGAGATCGATCCGTCCAGGCCGGTGCTCGTGTATTGCGCCATTGGCGGGCGCAGCCGCGTCGCTGCCCAGACCCTGGCCGGCAAAGGGTATGACCAGGTCATCAACATGAGCGGCGGCTACAAAGCCTGGAACGGTCAGGCTGCCTACGGGGCGGAAGAGGCCGGTGTGGACATTTTTTCCGAACTCGATAGCGCGGAGGCGATTCTGGCCTCTGCCTATTCCCTGGAAGAGGGGTTGCGCGATTTCTATCTGCGCATGCTGGAACGGGTCGGTGATGAAAAGGTGAAGAACGTGTTCCGCCTGCTGGCCGACATCGAGATCAAGCACAAGGATCGTCTTTTCGCCGAATATACCCGTATCACCGGCAAGGATGATCGCGGGGATTTCGAGTGCAGGTTTGTCACTCCGCTCATGGAAGGCGGGATGACCACCGAGGAATACATGGACCGTTTCAAACCTGACTTTGGCAGCCCGGTGGACGTCATCTCCCTGGCCATGTCCATAGAAGCCCAGGCGCTGGATCTTTACATCCGTTCCGCCGTCTGGACTCAGAACGCCGAGAACCGGGCCATCCTTGAACAGATCGCCAGCGAGGAAAAGACGCATCTGGAACGATTGGGACAGCTGCTGGACGAGTTGGTCGGCGGCGGATCCGGAGCGACAAATTGA
- the hgcA gene encoding mercury methylation corrinoid protein HgcA — protein sequence MKPLQPFPMAPGPSCSAPDANSTMPGPCUGPPPAPGAGVDDLAGYRIEPYVDGFLPTAAGRIPRVRTSPTVWDRLGTCRARLGLDRNNYTVNPGLYAIGQPGPEAPVIVTANYKLTFDTVRFALTGRNIWLLVADTRGINIWCAGGKGTFSAAGIAEQVRKTGLERIVFHRRLILPQLGANGVRARDLRKACGFEAVFGPVRAEDLPRYLDRGEDEAMREVTFSLKERAAVIPVELVLGWKIILASFLVAAVLSLIGPDFSVQAIRQRWILAACATGFGLAAGAILFPLLLPVLRTRLFSLGGAGLGLALAVLLPAIFPQLSWAAVTGAGLWTMSLASWLALNFTGSTPYTSPSGVEKEMRKAIPILAGSTLLAAILFVTGNFL from the coding sequence ATGAAACCACTCCAGCCCTTTCCCATGGCCCCTGGCCCATCCTGCTCCGCGCCTGACGCGAACAGCACGATGCCCGGTCCGTGCTGAGGCCCCCCACCCGCCCCTGGTGCAGGGGTGGACGACCTGGCCGGTTATCGCATCGAGCCTTACGTGGACGGTTTTTTGCCCACCGCCGCAGGGCGCATTCCGCGCGTCCGGACCAGTCCCACGGTCTGGGACCGGCTCGGAACCTGCCGCGCGAGGCTGGGGCTTGACCGCAACAACTACACCGTCAACCCCGGCCTCTATGCCATCGGCCAGCCCGGCCCCGAAGCGCCTGTCATCGTCACGGCCAACTACAAGCTGACCTTCGACACGGTCCGCTTCGCCCTGACCGGGCGCAATATCTGGCTGCTGGTGGCCGACACGCGCGGCATCAACATCTGGTGCGCGGGCGGCAAGGGCACCTTCAGCGCCGCAGGCATTGCCGAGCAAGTGCGCAAGACCGGCCTTGAACGCATCGTGTTCCACCGACGCCTGATCCTGCCCCAACTCGGAGCCAACGGGGTGCGGGCCCGTGACCTGCGCAAAGCCTGCGGATTCGAGGCGGTTTTCGGCCCCGTTCGCGCCGAGGATCTGCCCCGCTACCTGGACCGGGGCGAGGACGAAGCCATGCGCGAAGTCACCTTCAGCCTGAAGGAACGGGCCGCGGTCATTCCCGTGGAGCTGGTGCTGGGCTGGAAGATCATCCTCGCCTCCTTTTTGGTGGCGGCCGTGCTCAGCCTCATCGGTCCGGACTTTTCCGTGCAGGCCATCCGGCAGCGCTGGATCCTGGCGGCGTGCGCCACAGGCTTTGGCTTGGCCGCAGGCGCAATTTTATTCCCCCTGCTCCTGCCCGTGCTGCGCACGCGCCTCTTTTCCCTGGGCGGAGCCGGGCTTGGCCTGGCCCTGGCCGTGCTGCTGCCGGCCATCTTCCCCCAGCTTTCCTGGGCCGCCGTAACGGGCGCCGGACTTTGGACCATGTCGCTGGCATCCTGGCTGGCCCTCAACTTCACCGGGTCCACGCCGTACACGTCGCCCTCCGGAGTAGAGAAGGAAATGCGCAAGGCCATCCCCATCCTGGCCGGAAGCACGCTTCTGGCGGCGATCCTGTTCGTGACCGGCAACTTCTTGTGA
- the hgcB gene encoding mercury methylation ferredoxin HgcB, with product MKIFRHLKNVATLAYDEDKCVGCGICATVCPHRIFAVRNGKAQVLDREACMECGACALNCPTAAITVTPGVGCAQYIIQTWLPGKRGTSCC from the coding sequence ATGAAAATTTTCCGTCATCTCAAAAATGTGGCCACCCTGGCCTATGACGAGGACAAATGCGTGGGCTGCGGCATCTGCGCCACGGTCTGCCCGCACCGAATCTTCGCCGTGCGGAACGGCAAGGCCCAAGTGCTGGACCGTGAGGCCTGCATGGAGTGCGGGGCCTGCGCACTCAACTGCCCGACCGCCGCCATCACGGTCACTCCCGGCGTGGGCTGCGCCCAGTACATCATCCAGACCTGGCTGCCGGGCAAGCGCGGGACGTCCTGCTGCTGA
- a CDS encoding rhodanese-like domain-containing protein has protein sequence MKPPISFGIRTAIILAISVGLALAFNAARPDRLPLVHDPDSAAQAAALRGEISLAEAALLFESGKAIFVDAREAGEYALGHIKGALSLDPVLFGQEFPALREHLEGATTIVTYCDGEFCELSHELAQQLLGMGLQDVRVLRNGWTLWRDQGLPTATGSQTTEQTPQAPQAEETPVNASSVETPPETEPREPASDQPAPAQTEPLDQQLQPAPPKEAPVDSFAPESAPLGQPPESAPQETLSPNPAPPEPEAETPSAEPAPQDSPSLDPETLGEKS, from the coding sequence ATGAAACCACCCATTTCTTTTGGAATAAGAACCGCGATCATCTTGGCCATTTCCGTCGGATTGGCGCTGGCCTTCAACGCCGCGCGGCCGGACAGGCTGCCTCTGGTCCATGATCCGGACAGCGCTGCGCAGGCCGCTGCCCTGCGAGGGGAAATATCTCTCGCCGAGGCGGCCCTTCTTTTTGAATCCGGGAAGGCGATTTTTGTCGATGCGCGGGAAGCAGGCGAATACGCCCTTGGACATATCAAGGGAGCGCTTTCTCTTGATCCCGTCCTATTCGGACAGGAATTTCCAGCGCTGCGGGAGCACTTGGAAGGGGCGACGACAATCGTCACCTATTGCGACGGAGAGTTCTGCGAATTGAGCCATGAACTGGCCCAGCAGCTGCTAGGCATGGGCTTGCAGGATGTTCGAGTACTGAGGAACGGCTGGACGCTGTGGCGCGACCAAGGCCTGCCCACTGCCACGGGCAGCCAGACAACGGAACAAACGCCCCAAGCGCCGCAGGCTGAAGAAACGCCTGTGAACGCCAGCTCCGTGGAAACTCCGCCTGAAACGGAGCCGCGTGAACCCGCGTCCGATCAACCGGCGCCTGCGCAGACCGAACCCCTGGATCAGCAGCTTCAGCCAGCGCCTCCGAAGGAAGCGCCTGTGGACTCCTTTGCGCCCGAATCCGCCCCACTTGGCCAGCCTCCGGAATCCGCCCCGCAGGAAACGCTGTCCCCGAATCCGGCACCACCTGAACCGGAAGCTGAAACACCTTCCGCGGAACCGGCGCCTCAGGACTCCCCCTCTCTTGATCCCGAAACCCTGGGAGAAAAATCATGA
- the pabB gene encoding aminodeoxychorismate synthase component I, producing MSVAVLYSTEHSAWVRYERPRAIFVAHRPDEVSQLIAHVEAEVEGRGLHAVGFLAYEAGSAFDPAMPDASCGAFPLAWFGLFEAPVFVTLNAASAPALDWISELDACAHGRALERIREYLGRGETYQVNFTHRLRARFGAVPWDFFQNLVRRQPSPHAAFIETADFAICSASPEMFFEQEGEDVWSRPMKGTAPRGRWPEEDEALARALEVSEKERAENVMIVDMVRNDLGRVCLPGSVHVPELFRVERYPTLWQLTSLVRGRTLESTARVVSALFPAASITGAPKVRTMGIIHELEVSPRRIYTGSIGVMSPGRKARFNVAIRTVLVDKPSGAAEYGVGGGIVWDSDPAAEFRETRIKARVLAAPEPEFLLLETMRWEKNKGIFLLAEHLRRLQDSAAYFDFKLDPKAVRDALEQEVLTADGLEGMLRLTLDSAGAWNIEHRPLPGPTQCRVSLALSAVDAADPFLFHKTTRRKVYDRARRQAPEVDDVLLWNERGEVTESTIANLVVEIAGELLTPPLACGLLPGTMRARLLHDGRIREGVVRVDDLGRCTRLWLINSVRGWRECVLVGAEGPAPLVGVVSAPVEPRRRQAQGHEDDVADNVEDHVVRGRRGA from the coding sequence ATGTCCGTCGCAGTCCTCTACTCCACCGAACATTCGGCCTGGGTGCGCTATGAGCGTCCCCGGGCCATTTTTGTGGCCCACCGCCCCGATGAGGTGTCTCAGCTTATCGCTCATGTGGAAGCGGAAGTGGAAGGACGCGGGCTTCATGCGGTAGGGTTTCTGGCCTATGAAGCGGGCAGCGCCTTTGATCCGGCCATGCCCGACGCGTCCTGCGGGGCATTTCCCCTGGCTTGGTTCGGGCTGTTTGAGGCCCCCGTCTTCGTGACTCTGAACGCCGCGTCTGCCCCTGCCCTGGACTGGATTTCGGAACTGGACGCCTGCGCCCATGGCCGCGCCCTGGAACGTATCCGCGAGTATCTGGGCCGGGGCGAAACCTATCAGGTCAATTTCACGCATCGCCTGCGCGCCCGTTTTGGCGCGGTTCCCTGGGATTTCTTCCAGAATCTCGTCCGCCGCCAGCCATCGCCGCACGCAGCCTTTATCGAGACTGCCGATTTCGCCATCTGCAGCGCATCGCCGGAGATGTTTTTTGAACAGGAGGGAGAGGATGTCTGGTCCCGCCCCATGAAAGGCACGGCTCCGAGAGGACGCTGGCCTGAGGAGGACGAGGCTCTGGCCCGGGCGCTGGAAGTCTCGGAAAAGGAGCGGGCCGAAAACGTGATGATCGTCGACATGGTCAGAAACGACCTCGGCCGTGTCTGTCTGCCCGGCAGCGTGCACGTGCCCGAACTTTTTCGCGTGGAGCGCTATCCGACGCTCTGGCAGCTCACCTCCCTGGTGCGCGGTCGCACGTTGGAGTCGACGGCGCGGGTCGTGTCGGCCCTGTTCCCGGCCGCGTCCATCACCGGCGCGCCCAAGGTCCGGACCATGGGAATCATTCATGAGCTCGAAGTCTCGCCGCGCCGCATCTATACCGGGAGCATCGGGGTGATGAGCCCTGGCCGCAAGGCGCGTTTCAACGTGGCCATCCGCACGGTGCTGGTCGACAAGCCCTCGGGCGCGGCCGAGTACGGGGTGGGCGGCGGCATTGTCTGGGATTCGGACCCTGCGGCGGAGTTCCGCGAGACGCGGATCAAGGCCCGCGTGCTGGCCGCCCCGGAGCCGGAATTCCTGCTGCTTGAAACCATGCGCTGGGAAAAAAACAAGGGGATTTTTCTTCTCGCGGAGCATTTGCGGCGTTTGCAAGATAGCGCCGCATATTTCGATTTCAAGCTCGACCCCAAGGCCGTGCGGGACGCGCTTGAACAGGAAGTGCTGACGGCGGATGGCCTCGAAGGGATGCTGCGCCTGACCTTGGACAGTGCCGGGGCCTGGAACATCGAGCATCGCCCTTTGCCCGGACCGACACAGTGCCGGGTGTCTTTGGCCCTGTCGGCGGTGGACGCCGCCGATCCGTTTCTTTTCCACAAGACCACGCGGCGAAAGGTTTACGATCGCGCCCGGAGGCAAGCGCCGGAGGTGGACGATGTGCTGCTCTGGAACGAGCGGGGGGAGGTTACGGAATCGACCATCGCCAATCTGGTCGTTGAAATCGCCGGCGAGCTGCTCACGCCGCCCCTCGCCTGCGGACTGCTACCGGGCACAATGCGTGCCCGGCTGCTGCATGACGGACGGATCAGGGAAGGGGTGGTGCGGGTGGATGATCTGGGCCGCTGCACGAGGCTGTGGCTGATCAATTCCGTGCGCGGCTGGCGTGAATGCGTTCTGGTCGGCGCCGAGGGACCGGCCCCTCTAGTCGGCGTCGTGTCCGCGCCGGTAGAACCACGCCGCCGTCAGGCCCAGGGCCACGAAGATGACGTCGCGGACAATGTAGAAGACCATGTCGTCCGAGGCCGCAGGGGTGCTTGA
- a CDS encoding MauE/DoxX family redox-associated membrane protein encodes MNAASLARGSRLALALVFLAAAPQKIMAPAEFAASVASYLILPDVLINFTALTLPWLEMIVAFLLVCRAWTGPALLLANAMLVVFLGAVISAYVRGIDLNCGCFSSTPAASDDMVFYIVRDVIFVALGLTAAWFYRRGHDAD; translated from the coding sequence ATGAACGCAGCGTCCCTAGCCCGGGGTTCGCGCCTGGCCCTGGCCCTTGTCTTCCTGGCTGCCGCCCCGCAGAAAATCATGGCTCCGGCCGAGTTCGCCGCCAGCGTGGCCAGCTATCTCATCCTGCCGGACGTGCTCATCAACTTTACGGCCCTGACCCTGCCCTGGCTGGAAATGATCGTGGCCTTCCTGCTTGTATGCCGGGCCTGGACAGGGCCAGCCCTGCTTCTGGCCAACGCCATGCTGGTCGTCTTTCTGGGCGCCGTGATCAGCGCCTATGTCCGGGGCATCGACCTGAACTGCGGATGCTTCTCAAGCACCCCTGCGGCCTCGGACGACATGGTCTTCTACATTGTCCGCGACGTCATCTTCGTGGCCCTGGGCCTGACGGCGGCGTGGTTCTACCGGCGCGGACACGACGCCGACTAG
- a CDS encoding HD domain-containing protein, which translates to MLDRTEALAMIKASAPDHLLIHALETEAVMRALADRLGQDPETWGLAGLLHDLDYPQTKDTPEKHGLLTAETLTGKLPDEAVQAIARHNEMNGNQPETQFDFALRCGETVTGLIHTAALVRPTRMQGMEAKSLKKKMKDKAFAASVCRETIRECEKIGLELGDFLTLSIAAITGIEAEVGLAAS; encoded by the coding sequence ATGCTCGACCGCACCGAAGCACTCGCCATGATCAAGGCGAGCGCTCCCGATCATCTGCTCATACACGCCCTGGAAACCGAAGCCGTCATGCGCGCCCTGGCCGACCGTCTTGGTCAGGATCCCGAAACCTGGGGACTGGCCGGCCTGCTGCACGACCTCGACTATCCCCAGACCAAGGACACCCCCGAAAAGCACGGCCTCCTGACCGCCGAAACCCTGACCGGAAAGCTGCCAGACGAGGCAGTCCAGGCCATCGCCCGCCACAACGAGATGAACGGCAACCAGCCCGAGACCCAGTTCGACTTCGCCCTGCGCTGCGGCGAAACCGTTACCGGCCTCATCCACACCGCCGCTCTCGTACGCCCCACGCGCATGCAGGGCATGGAGGCCAAGAGCCTGAAGAAAAAGATGAAGGACAAGGCCTTCGCCGCCTCGGTCTGCCGCGAGACTATAAGGGAATGCGAAAAGATCGGCCTGGAACTGGGAGATTTCCTGACGCTCTCCATCGCAGCCATCACGGGCATCGAGGCCGAGGTGGGGCTGGCGGCGTCCTGA
- a CDS encoding PEP-CTERM sorting domain-containing protein — protein sequence MKNFLSLLFLIAFSTQSYAASILITQFESDSSGYTTMASNLSAVGHNVSIVDVRTAGTLASTLGSGTYDQVLLWDLTSISYLNNDDVNSLASFWNNRGLVVDTRSYGYYFQGNNLSEIALLRNVVDNLEDSGGGVWVGTDHADEWTRNANPFLSAIGINPVTGLFSDPVNFADPSSVLLAGVTPTELWAAGQSVGQAPIGIQPNGIEMFIHFGHIRADNSILPYISASFPLEGVNPDPNPVPEPTSIALLGLGLLGLAVTYRRKLHRA from the coding sequence ATGAAAAATTTTTTATCACTTCTTTTTTTGATTGCATTTTCCACACAGTCTTACGCAGCATCGATATTGATTACTCAGTTTGAGTCTGATTCTAGTGGTTACACAACAATGGCCTCAAATTTGTCCGCTGTCGGACACAATGTCAGTATCGTAGACGTACGTACTGCAGGAACATTGGCTTCGACATTGGGCTCTGGAACATATGATCAAGTTTTATTGTGGGATTTAACGAGCATTTCGTATCTTAATAATGACGACGTGAACTCTTTGGCTTCTTTCTGGAACAATCGGGGGCTTGTTGTTGATACGCGTTCCTATGGATATTATTTTCAGGGCAATAATCTTTCAGAAATTGCCCTTTTGCGGAACGTAGTCGATAACTTGGAAGATTCCGGTGGCGGCGTTTGGGTTGGCACAGACCATGCTGACGAATGGACAAGGAATGCCAATCCGTTTCTTAGTGCGATCGGCATCAATCCAGTGACTGGACTTTTCAGCGACCCTGTCAATTTTGCAGATCCATCTTCCGTACTCTTGGCCGGCGTGACTCCAACAGAACTGTGGGCAGCCGGCCAATCTGTCGGACAGGCGCCCATCGGTATACAGCCCAACGGGATCGAGATGTTCATTCATTTTGGGCATATCCGAGCCGATAACAGCATCCTCCCGTACATTTCGGCCAGTTTCCCCCTTGAAGGGGTTAACCCAGATCCAAACCCGGTACCCGAGCCAACCTCGATCGCGCTGCTTGGCCTTGGTCTGCTAGGTCTTGCTGTAACATATCGAAGAAAGTTGCACCGGGCATAA
- a CDS encoding choice-of-anchor L family PEP-CTERM protein translates to MKKLLGLMIGFLVFLVGPAYALTVTPTSDSAILVDNLLGSGISVVSSAFIGAEGSAGLFSGAGDAIGINSGIILTSGQANLAVGPNDESSAGESNSFLGSATLDGLIPGYSTYDAAILDIVFASDTGNLFFNFVFASEEYNQYVGSNFNDVFGFFLDGVNIALLPDETPVSINNVNLGSNAAYYINNSVTAGSDGPVVASPVDLQYDGFTTLLTAQALGLSAGQHTISLQIADAGDYILDSAIFLQGGSFGGDDPNTNIVPEPSTLLLVGAGLLGLFRLRRKA, encoded by the coding sequence ATGAAAAAGCTACTTGGATTAATGATTGGATTTTTGGTGTTTCTTGTCGGACCGGCGTACGCACTCACAGTAACTCCAACTTCTGACAGCGCCATTCTTGTGGACAACTTGCTGGGCAGCGGGATCAGCGTTGTTTCCAGCGCCTTTATCGGAGCAGAGGGCTCGGCGGGTCTTTTTTCCGGCGCGGGCGACGCGATCGGCATAAACTCCGGCATCATCCTGACCAGCGGCCAAGCCAACTTGGCGGTTGGCCCGAATGATGAGTCAAGTGCTGGAGAGAGCAACAGCTTCCTTGGTTCGGCGACCTTGGACGGGCTCATCCCAGGCTATTCGACCTATGATGCAGCCATTCTCGACATTGTGTTCGCTTCCGATACGGGAAACCTTTTCTTCAATTTCGTTTTTGCTTCGGAAGAATACAATCAGTACGTTGGTTCAAATTTCAATGACGTGTTCGGCTTTTTTCTGGATGGAGTGAATATAGCGCTTTTACCGGATGAAACGCCTGTGTCTATCAACAATGTTAATCTTGGATCCAATGCTGCGTACTATATAAATAATTCAGTAACCGCAGGTAGTGACGGCCCAGTGGTCGCCAGTCCTGTCGATCTCCAGTACGACGGCTTCACGACATTGCTTACGGCCCAAGCCTTGGGCTTGAGCGCCGGGCAGCACACCATTTCTTTACAGATTGCCGATGCCGGGGATTACATTCTTGATTCCGCCATTTTCCTCCAAGGAGGTTCGTTTGGCGGCGATGATCCCAATACCAACATTGTTCCCGAACCCTCCACGCTGCTTCTGGTTGGCGCAGGGCTGCTTGGTCTATTCAGATTACGCCGCAAGGCATGA
- a CDS encoding helix-turn-helix transcriptional regulator has product MTHDQNLAALCKALGHPARVAILKHLLQVDSCICGEIVSILPLAQSTVSQHLKQLKEAGLIRGEIEGPRICYCADKDRLAELKQLISSL; this is encoded by the coding sequence ATGACCCATGACCAGAACTTGGCCGCCCTGTGCAAGGCCCTCGGGCATCCCGCGCGGGTGGCGATTCTCAAGCATCTCTTGCAGGTGGACAGCTGCATCTGCGGCGAGATCGTAAGCATCCTGCCCCTGGCCCAGTCCACGGTCAGCCAGCATCTCAAGCAGCTCAAGGAAGCGGGCCTGATCCGTGGCGAGATAGAAGGCCCGCGCATCTGTTACTGCGCGGACAAGGACCGGCTGGCCGAACTCAAACAACTCATCTCTTCCCTCTAG